The nucleotide sequence TCCAGGCCATAGAAGGGCTGCGGCGCGATCAGGCGGCCCGTCAGCGCCTGCAGGCGCTCCTGCAGCAGGCCGAGGACGCCTTCATCCAGGAGGCCCGCCGACAAGGGCTGGAGGCCGTGGCGCAGTGGGTGACCATGCTCCCCCAGCAGAACCGTCCCCTTTTCCAGCAAGCCCTGCAGACCCTGCTGCAAAGATGGGATGAAACGGACCTCCAGCGCGTGCTGGAGCAAGCGCTCCGCCAGATCCCAGGCTTGGAACAGGACCAGCTCCGTCGCGCCCTTTCCCTTTATCTGCGCCTTCTCCGCGCCCATCTCATCCAAGATGAGGCCTTCCACCAGGTGATCGTTGGCCTGAGCATCCTGCGCACCGAAGCCAGAGTGGATGCCCTCTACGAGGCCATCAGCGCCCTGCGCGGCCTGCCCGAAGATCTGGTCGCCTGGCCGGTCCAAAGCCTGGATGCATCGCGCATCTCCGAGCTCCGCGCCGACCTCCTGCTCGCCCGCTACCGTCTGGTCCCCTACACCGGGAAGGCCTTCCGGGAAACCCTGAAGGACCTCCTGGCCTGGGCCCAGGGGCTGGAGGCGGCCCAGCCGCCGGTGGGGCTGCGCACCTACATCGGCCCCGGCGGCGCCGGCAAGACCCGCCTGCTGATCGAGGCCGGCGAGGCCCTGCGCCGGGAGGGCTGGTGGGCCGGCTTCCTGCGGGCCGGGCGACTTACCCCGGAGAACGCCCGCCTCCTGACCGCCGACCCCCGCCCCACCCTGCTCATCGTGGACTACATCGCCAACCGGGCGGAGGAGGTGCGGACCCTGCTGCGCGAGGCCGCCCGCGCCCGGGAGGAGCGGGCCGCCCCCCTGGCCCTCGTCCTCCTGGAGCGGACCTTCCCGGACTGGCTGGAAAAGGACCTTCAGGACTACACCGACCCCGAATATGTGGGCTGGCCGGCCTTCCTCAGCCTCCCCACGGTGGAGAGGGAGCCCCGATCGCTGCCGGACCTGGACCCGGAGGACCGTCGGGAGCTCTTCCGGGAGGCCCGGGCGCGGTTCGCGGCGCTCCTCGGGATGAGCGGCCGCCCCCTCCCCGATTACGAAGAGCTGCCCGAGTCCCCCCTCCACGTCCTCTTGCTGGCCCTGGTAACGGCGGCGGGGGAGCGGGTGGACCGCCCCGCCGACCCGGAGCGGGTGTTCGAGTGCGCCTGGAGCCGGGAGCGGGCGGCCTGGGAGCGGCATCTGATGCCGCTGTTGCAGGGCCAGCCGGAGCCGCGGCGGCGCCGCGCCCTGGAGGTCGTGGAAGACCTGAGCGTCCTGGCCACCCTGGGCCGGCCCTTCCCGGACGCTGAGGCGGCGGCAGCCTTCCTCAAGGCCCGCTTCCGGCCGATCCCGGATGTGAGCTGGGACGAGCTGGTCGAGCTCCTCCCGGCCCTTTTCCCCCGCGCGGAGGGGAGCATGATCCCGCCCATCGCGCCCGACCCCTTGGCCGACCACGTCCTGATGCGGCGGCTGACGGAGCGCCCGGAGCTGGTCCCCCTGGCCCTCCCCGCGCCCGAGGAGGCCGAAGCGAAGCCGGAGGAAGGCGTCGGCGCGGCCCAGCAGGCCTTGGAGGCGCTGGCCCGCCTGTGGGAGCGGGCGAGGGGCGGGGCGGAGCGGGAACGGGTGGGAGGCTGGATGCGGGCGGCCGCCGAGCGCCTGGCCGGGTGGCCCCCTGCGGCATGGGGAGCGCTGGCTGCGGCGCTGCCGGCCCCCGATCGCACCCTGGCCCTGCGGCCCTTCCTGGCCGATTTCTACCGGGCCCGGCTGGAGCGGACGCCGCCGGAGAAGCCGGAGGAGCGGGCGCGGGCCCTGAGCCTGCTGGGCTTCGCCCTCTCCGCCCTGGGCCGGCGGGAGGAGGCCCTAACGGCCACCCAGGAAGCGGTGGAACTTTACCGCCAGCTGGCCGCCCAACACCCCCAGGCCTTCCTCCCCGACCTGGCATCAAGCCTCAACAACCTGGGCGCGAGGCTCTCCGAGTTGGGCCGGCGGGAAGAGGCCCTGCAGGTCACCCAGGAAGCGGTGGAACTCTACTGCCAGCTGGCCGTCCAACACCCCCAGGCCTTCCTCCCCGACCTGGCATCAAGCCTCACCAACCTGGGCGTGATGCTCTCCGAGTTGGGTCGGCGGGAGGAGGCCCTAATGGCCACGCAGGAAGCGGTGGAACTCTACTGCCAGCTGGCCGTCCAAT is from Thermoflexus hugenholtzii JAD2 and encodes:
- a CDS encoding tetratricopeptide repeat protein, yielding MSHETVAQIVDLLLEVLGEAGVPGTLLARRAVQAIEGLRRDQAARQRLQALLQQAEDAFIQEARRQGLEAVAQWVTMLPQQNRPLFQQALQTLLQRWDETDLQRVLEQALRQIPGLEQDQLRRALSLYLRLLRAHLIQDEAFHQVIVGLSILRTEARVDALYEAISALRGLPEDLVAWPVQSLDASRISELRADLLLARYRLVPYTGKAFRETLKDLLAWAQGLEAAQPPVGLRTYIGPGGAGKTRLLIEAGEALRREGWWAGFLRAGRLTPENARLLTADPRPTLLIVDYIANRAEEVRTLLREAARAREERAAPLALVLLERTFPDWLEKDLQDYTDPEYVGWPAFLSLPTVEREPRSLPDLDPEDRRELFREARARFAALLGMSGRPLPDYEELPESPLHVLLLALVTAAGERVDRPADPERVFECAWSRERAAWERHLMPLLQGQPEPRRRRALEVVEDLSVLATLGRPFPDAEAAAAFLKARFRPIPDVSWDELVELLPALFPRAEGSMIPPIAPDPLADHVLMRRLTERPELVPLALPAPEEAEAKPEEGVGAAQQALEALARLWERARGGAERERVGGWMRAAAERLAGWPPAAWGALAAALPAPDRTLALRPFLADFYRARLERTPPEKPEERARALSLLGFALSALGRREEALTATQEAVELYRQLAAQHPQAFLPDLASSLNNLGARLSELGRREEALQVTQEAVELYCQLAVQHPQAFLPDLASSLTNLGVMLSELGRREEALMATQEAVELYCQLAVQYPQAFLPDLASSLTNLGAGLSGLGRREEALQVIQEAVE